From the genome of Methylocystis bryophila, one region includes:
- a CDS encoding type II toxin-antitoxin system HicB family antitoxin, translating to MNAQHIYASNIEQLSSEDGGYWVVSFPDIPGCLGVGDSMAEAEADAQNALAACLDAFKAIDRPAPIPSERPE from the coding sequence ATGAACGCCCAGCATATCTATGCGAGCAACATCGAGCAGCTTTCTTCCGAAGACGGCGGCTACTGGGTCGTGAGCTTTCCTGACATCCCCGGCTGCCTCGGCGTCGGCGACAGCATGGCGGAGGCGGAGGCCGATGCGCAGAACGCGCTGGCGGCCTGTCTCGACGCCTTCAAGGCCATCGATCGGCCGGCGCCGATTCCGTCGGAACGACCGGAGTGA
- a CDS encoding xanthine dehydrogenase — protein sequence MSKRMLDKFLEDRSAPFVLILGTNEIASAVAVRLRREGGRVLMCHDPFPPVIRRGMAFYDVLFDDQVEIDEIPGRRVGSTLEIGEALASGRAVAVTELQLSDVIPLRIPDILIDARIQKHRVTPDLRKTAGLSIGLGPNFTAGFNCDIAVETHPAHTGELLATGATRASDGVPRYLGGVGRERFVYAARSGVWRTPLDIGARVFKGYVMGRLDGLPVPAPMDGRLRGIARDDILVPQGVKLIEIDPRGTSASWTGTDERGRAIAEATVTAIRTNFIPSVKNARMAVTLH from the coding sequence ATGTCGAAACGAATGTTAGATAAGTTTCTCGAAGATCGGAGCGCTCCCTTTGTGCTGATCCTCGGCACGAACGAAATCGCCTCCGCCGTCGCCGTCCGTCTGCGGCGCGAGGGCGGCCGGGTGCTGATGTGCCATGACCCGTTCCCGCCGGTCATTCGACGGGGCATGGCGTTCTATGATGTGCTTTTCGACGACCAGGTCGAGATTGACGAAATTCCCGGGCGACGGGTGGGCTCGACACTGGAGATCGGCGAAGCCTTGGCGAGCGGCAGAGCCGTCGCCGTCACTGAGCTTCAGCTCTCCGACGTGATCCCCTTGCGAATCCCCGACATACTGATCGACGCGCGCATTCAGAAACATCGTGTCACCCCCGATCTACGCAAGACCGCCGGCCTCTCCATCGGATTAGGCCCCAATTTCACCGCCGGCTTCAATTGCGACATCGCCGTCGAGACACATCCCGCACACACCGGCGAGCTCCTCGCGACGGGCGCGACGCGGGCCTCGGACGGCGTGCCGCGCTATCTGGGCGGCGTGGGGCGCGAGCGCTTCGTTTATGCGGCGCGTTCCGGCGTGTGGCGAACTCCCCTCGACATTGGCGCGCGCGTCTTCAAGGGCTATGTGATGGGTCGTCTCGACGGCCTGCCGGTTCCTGCGCCGATGGACGGCCGACTGCGCGGGATCGCGCGCGATGACATCCTCGTCCCGCAGGGCGTGAAGCTGATCGAGATCGACCCGCGCGGAACTTCGGCGAGCTGGACCGGCACGGACGAGCGCGGGCGGGCCATCGCCGAGGCGACAGTGACGGCTATCAGGACAAATTTCATTCCCTCTGTAAAGAACGCGCGCATGGCGGTGACGCTCCATTGA
- a CDS encoding Rieske 2Fe-2S domain-containing protein: MFERVCKEETLIEGDMRIVVAAQQLVVLAWPENGVVKAFQGVCPHTNAPLADAEFDGVELVCPIHRWSWNMLTGEPSHPHATPLAEYPVKIEAGIIYVDAEGVTPIFAAP, encoded by the coding sequence ATGTTCGAACGTGTCTGCAAGGAGGAAACCCTCATCGAGGGGGATATGCGCATCGTTGTCGCCGCTCAGCAGCTCGTCGTGCTCGCTTGGCCGGAAAACGGCGTCGTCAAAGCGTTCCAAGGAGTGTGCCCGCACACGAACGCGCCGCTCGCGGATGCGGAGTTTGACGGCGTCGAGCTCGTCTGTCCGATCCATCGGTGGTCATGGAACATGCTGACGGGAGAGCCCTCACATCCGCATGCGACGCCGCTCGCCGAATATCCCGTAAAGATCGAGGCCGGGATTATCTATGTCGACGCCGAAGGCGTGACGCCGATTTTCGCCGCGCCCTAG
- a CDS encoding group II truncated hemoglobin, which yields MPENASTAFERIGGQKAVDALVDVFYRNMESFPEARGIRAMHAEDLEPTRAALKTYLAEWLGGPRDYSAKKGHPRMRMRHAHLRIGLAERDAWLSCMNAALVETIADEPMRHRIGEDLAKLADWMRNDPGNPHDSRHATADSAKV from the coding sequence ATGCCCGAAAACGCAAGCACGGCATTCGAGCGAATCGGCGGCCAGAAGGCCGTCGACGCACTAGTCGATGTCTTCTATCGCAACATGGAAAGCTTCCCTGAAGCGCGGGGAATCCGCGCGATGCATGCGGAAGATTTGGAACCTACCCGCGCCGCGCTGAAAACCTACCTGGCCGAATGGCTGGGCGGCCCCAGAGATTACTCGGCGAAAAAGGGACACCCGCGCATGCGCATGCGGCACGCGCATCTTCGCATCGGGCTCGCAGAACGTGACGCTTGGTTATCCTGCATGAACGCCGCCCTCGTCGAGACGATCGCCGACGAGCCCATGCGCCATCGTATCGGCGAAGACTTGGCGAAACTCGCAGACTGGATGAGGAACGATCCCGGCAATCCCCACGACAGCCGCCATGCGACTGCCGACTCGGCGAAAGTGTGA